The following proteins are co-located in the Mycolicibacterium goodii genome:
- a CDS encoding polysaccharide biosynthesis tyrosine autokinase gives MTLEYFLKVVRARWITVCAAALIGVLVAVVLILTTKPVYQATTRLFVSTSAGMSASDLYQGNRLSQDRVMSYTELVMGRTLAQRTIDRLDLDIDAETLRKNVIAKAKSGTVLISVQVRDESPTRARDIANALSDEFVAMVSELESTTAGGPPNARVIVEQRATVPDLPIEPRKKQLLAFGLGLGVLLGVGAAVLREVLDNTVKTRDTVESSAGVGVVGSIPLDKKRRSEPAISFGADHSPIAESFRALRMNLQFLSVDDPPRVIVITSSVSGEGKSTTSINLALALAENGSRVALVDGDLRRPAIHGYLGLIGTVGFSTVLSGGASLSEALQETRFEGLSVLAAGVSPPNPSELLGSRAAKTLLDELRAEFDFVIVDSSPLLAVTDAAILSVAADGALMVVRFGSTKRDQLAHSVRSLSDVGRKPLGAVLTLVPSKRDGPYGFDYSYYGAQEAPAAQN, from the coding sequence ATGACTCTCGAATACTTCCTGAAAGTCGTTCGGGCGCGATGGATCACCGTGTGCGCCGCGGCGCTCATCGGAGTTCTGGTCGCCGTCGTCCTGATCCTGACGACCAAACCCGTCTACCAGGCGACGACGAGATTGTTCGTGTCGACCTCGGCGGGCATGTCGGCGTCGGATCTGTACCAGGGCAACCGGCTCTCGCAGGACCGCGTGATGTCCTACACCGAATTGGTCATGGGACGCACGTTGGCACAACGCACGATCGACCGGCTCGACCTGGACATCGACGCCGAAACACTGCGCAAGAACGTCATCGCGAAAGCGAAGTCGGGCACCGTGCTGATCAGTGTCCAGGTTCGCGACGAGTCGCCTACGCGGGCACGGGACATCGCCAACGCCCTGTCGGACGAGTTCGTGGCCATGGTCTCGGAGTTGGAATCGACCACGGCCGGAGGTCCTCCCAATGCCCGCGTGATCGTGGAGCAGCGGGCGACGGTTCCGGATCTGCCGATCGAGCCCAGAAAGAAGCAACTGCTTGCTTTCGGTCTGGGCCTGGGCGTGTTGCTCGGAGTCGGGGCCGCCGTCCTGCGCGAGGTTCTCGACAACACCGTCAAGACCAGGGACACGGTCGAGAGCAGCGCCGGTGTCGGCGTGGTCGGAAGCATCCCGCTGGACAAGAAGCGGCGAAGCGAGCCGGCGATCTCGTTCGGCGCCGATCACTCGCCCATCGCGGAGTCCTTCCGGGCGCTTCGGATGAACCTGCAGTTCCTGTCGGTCGACGACCCGCCGCGGGTGATCGTCATAACGAGTTCGGTTTCCGGCGAGGGCAAATCGACCACCTCGATCAACCTCGCCCTGGCGCTCGCGGAGAACGGCAGCCGGGTCGCCCTGGTGGACGGCGATCTTCGCCGCCCCGCGATCCACGGCTACCTCGGTCTCATCGGGACCGTCGGTTTCAGCACGGTGCTCAGCGGTGGAGCGTCGCTGTCGGAGGCCCTGCAGGAAACCCGCTTCGAAGGGTTGTCCGTGCTGGCCGCGGGCGTGTCACCGCCCAATCCCAGTGAGCTTCTCGGATCCCGCGCCGCCAAGACGCTCCTGGACGAACTGCGTGCCGAGTTCGATTTCGTGATCGTCGATTCGTCGCCACTGCTGGCGGTGACAGATGCCGCGATCCTGTCGGTGGCGGCAGACGGTGCGCTGATGGTTGTCCGATTCGGGTCGACCAAGCGCGACCAATTGGCTCATTCGGTCCGTTCCCTCAGCGACGTGGGGCGCAAACCGCTGGGCGCTGTACTCACGCTGGTGCCGTCGAAGCGCGACGGCCCTTACGGATTCGACTACAGCTACTACGGAGCGCAGGAAGCGCCCGCAGCGCAGAACTGA
- a CDS encoding acyl-CoA carboxylase subunit epsilon, producing MSGANNSTTVSGEVSGVPNPEATGVSAEAPADHEAHIKVLRGQPTDEEMAALMAVLATAGGGSAEPVKKERNLWGHPVDKLRYSIFSWQRVTLLERTHMRR from the coding sequence GTGAGCGGCGCGAACAATTCAACGACAGTGAGCGGCGAGGTATCCGGCGTGCCGAACCCGGAAGCGACCGGCGTGAGCGCCGAGGCACCGGCCGACCACGAGGCGCACATCAAGGTGCTTCGCGGTCAGCCGACCGATGAGGAGATGGCCGCGTTGATGGCCGTTCTCGCGACCGCGGGCGGCGGATCGGCCGAGCCGGTGAAGAAGGAGCGCAACTTGTGGGGTCACCCGGTCGACAAGTTGCGGTATTCGATCTTCAGCTGGCAGCGGGTGACGTTGCTGGAACGGACCCACATGCGGCGGTGA
- a CDS encoding nucleotide sugar dehydrogenase → MKIAVLGLGYVGITAMACLAGQGHEVIGVDPNPTKVDAVLSGRSPVTEPGVGDMIAEAARKGLITATASVTPAVVDSDLIVVCVGTPSAVDGSHNMTFIAEVSRQLAEMIRAVPDCAPTVAYRSTVRPGTMDELIRPIFEVGLGDEIDRVELVYYPEFLRESTAVDDYFSPPKIVVGTRDGQPCATLDKINADLHAPVFYVRYRESEITKFVDNTFHAVKTVFANEIGRVCAKLGISAAEVHKIFVSDTKLNISPTYLRPGGAFGGSCLPKDVRALQHISRTCGGFTHLIDSLLVSNESHKSFLYDHVTRGLAHGARVLLLGIAFKGDSDDLRESPNVDLARMLITAGYQLSIFDPHIEPQNLMGQNLGVLSNSPFIRQLLVGQDVVENTAWDLVIDTRSCADRYTLTAVRVIDINRLA, encoded by the coding sequence ATGAAGATCGCAGTTCTAGGACTGGGTTACGTCGGCATCACGGCAATGGCGTGTCTGGCCGGCCAGGGCCATGAGGTCATCGGTGTCGACCCGAACCCGACGAAGGTCGATGCGGTGCTGTCGGGCCGCTCGCCGGTGACCGAACCGGGCGTCGGCGACATGATCGCCGAGGCCGCCCGCAAAGGTCTGATCACCGCGACCGCGTCGGTGACCCCCGCGGTCGTCGACAGCGATCTGATCGTCGTGTGTGTCGGCACGCCCAGCGCCGTGGACGGCTCACACAACATGACCTTCATCGCCGAAGTGTCCAGGCAGCTTGCCGAAATGATCAGGGCCGTCCCGGATTGCGCCCCCACGGTCGCCTACCGGTCGACGGTGCGCCCGGGAACCATGGACGAACTGATCCGGCCGATCTTCGAGGTGGGACTCGGCGACGAGATCGACCGGGTCGAGTTGGTGTACTACCCGGAGTTCCTGAGGGAGTCCACCGCGGTCGACGACTACTTCTCGCCGCCGAAGATCGTGGTCGGCACCCGCGACGGGCAGCCCTGCGCCACGCTGGACAAGATCAACGCCGACCTGCACGCGCCGGTGTTCTACGTGCGGTACCGCGAGAGCGAGATCACCAAGTTCGTGGACAACACCTTCCACGCGGTGAAGACGGTCTTCGCCAACGAGATCGGCCGTGTCTGCGCCAAACTGGGGATCAGCGCCGCCGAGGTGCACAAGATCTTCGTCTCGGACACCAAGCTCAACATCTCGCCGACCTATCTGCGGCCGGGTGGCGCGTTCGGCGGGTCCTGCCTGCCCAAGGACGTCCGGGCGCTTCAGCACATCTCCCGTACCTGCGGCGGATTCACCCACCTCATCGATTCGTTGCTGGTCTCCAACGAGTCACACAAGAGTTTTCTGTACGACCATGTCACCCGCGGACTCGCGCATGGTGCGCGAGTTCTGCTGCTGGGCATCGCGTTCAAGGGCGACAGCGACGATCTGCGGGAGAGCCCGAACGTCGATCTGGCCCGCATGCTCATCACCGCCGGATACCAGCTCTCGATCTTCGACCCGCACATCGAGCCGCAGAATCTGATGGGCCAGAACCTCGGCGTGTTGTCGAACTCGCCGTTCATCCGCCAACTCCTCGTCGGTCAGGACGTGGTCGAGAACACCGCGTGGGATCTGGTGATCGATACCCGCAGTTGCGCCGACCGGTACACGCTCACGGCGGTTCGGGTCATCGACATCAACCGGTTGGCATAG
- a CDS encoding acyl-CoA carboxylase subunit beta — MTSVTEPSAEHQVDIHTTAGKLADLKRRTEETLHPVGEAAVDKVHAKGKLTARERIYALLDEGSFVELDALARHRSTNFGLEKNRPLGDGVVTGYGTIDGRDVCIFSQDATVFGGSLGEVYGEKIVKVQELAIKTGRPLIGINDGAGARIQEGVVSLGLYSRIFHNNIKASGVIPQISLIMGAAAGGHVYSPALTDFVIMVDQTSQMFITGPDVIKTVTGEDVTMEELGGAHTHMAKSGTAHYVASGEQDAFEYVRDLLSYLPPNNYAEPPLYPVAIPEGSIEETLTEEDLELDTLIPDSPNQPYDMHEVITRILDDDEFLEVQAGYAGNIVVGFGRVEGRPVGIVANQPTQFAGCLDINASEKAARFIRTCDCFNIPIVLLVDVPGFLPGTDQEYNGIIRRGAKLLYAYGEATVAKVTVITRKSYGGAYCVMGSKDMGADVVVAWPTAQIAVMGASGAVGFVYRQQLKEAAKNGEDVDALRLELQQTYEDTLVNPYIAAERGYVDAVIPPSHTRGYVANALRLLERKIVQMPPKKHGNIPL, encoded by the coding sequence ATGACGAGCGTTACCGAGCCGTCCGCCGAGCATCAGGTGGACATCCACACCACTGCAGGCAAGCTGGCCGACCTGAAGCGACGGACCGAGGAGACGCTGCACCCCGTCGGCGAAGCCGCCGTCGACAAGGTGCACGCCAAGGGCAAGTTGACGGCCCGTGAGCGCATCTACGCGCTCCTCGACGAGGGCTCGTTCGTCGAACTCGACGCGCTCGCGCGGCATCGCAGCACGAACTTCGGTCTGGAGAAGAACCGCCCGCTGGGCGACGGTGTCGTCACCGGTTACGGCACCATCGACGGCCGCGACGTCTGCATCTTCAGCCAGGACGCCACGGTCTTCGGCGGCAGCCTCGGTGAGGTCTACGGCGAGAAGATCGTCAAGGTCCAGGAACTGGCCATCAAGACCGGCCGCCCGCTGATCGGCATCAACGACGGTGCAGGCGCCCGGATCCAGGAAGGTGTGGTCTCCCTCGGCCTGTACAGCCGGATCTTCCACAACAACATCAAGGCATCCGGCGTCATCCCCCAGATCTCGCTGATCATGGGCGCCGCCGCGGGTGGTCACGTGTACTCCCCCGCGCTCACCGACTTCGTCATCATGGTCGACCAGACCAGCCAGATGTTCATCACCGGCCCCGACGTCATCAAGACCGTCACCGGCGAGGACGTCACCATGGAGGAGCTCGGCGGCGCCCACACCCACATGGCCAAGTCGGGTACCGCCCACTATGTGGCCTCGGGCGAGCAGGACGCCTTCGAGTACGTGCGCGACCTGCTGAGCTACCTGCCGCCCAACAACTACGCCGAGCCGCCGCTGTACCCGGTGGCCATCCCCGAGGGCTCGATCGAGGAGACCCTCACCGAAGAGGACCTCGAGCTCGACACGCTGATCCCGGATTCGCCGAACCAGCCGTACGACATGCACGAGGTCATCACCCGCATCCTCGACGACGACGAGTTCCTCGAGGTGCAGGCCGGCTATGCGGGCAACATCGTCGTCGGCTTCGGCCGGGTCGAGGGTCGTCCCGTCGGCATCGTGGCCAACCAGCCCACCCAGTTCGCGGGCTGCCTCGACATCAACGCCTCGGAGAAGGCCGCGCGGTTCATCCGGACCTGCGACTGCTTCAACATCCCGATCGTCCTGCTGGTCGACGTTCCCGGCTTCCTGCCCGGCACCGACCAGGAGTACAACGGCATCATCCGCCGCGGCGCCAAGCTGCTGTACGCCTACGGCGAGGCGACGGTCGCCAAGGTCACCGTCATCACCCGCAAGTCCTACGGCGGCGCGTACTGCGTGATGGGCTCCAAGGACATGGGCGCCGACGTCGTGGTCGCCTGGCCGACGGCACAGATCGCCGTCATGGGCGCCTCGGGCGCGGTCGGCTTCGTCTACCGCCAGCAGCTCAAGGAGGCCGCGAAAAACGGCGAGGACGTGGACGCGTTGCGCCTGGAACTGCAGCAGACCTACGAGGACACGCTGGTCAACCCGTACATCGCCGCCGAGCGTGGTTATGTCGACGCGGTGATCCCGCCGTCGCACACGCGCGGCTACGTCGCCAACGCCCTGCGGCTGCTCGAACGCAAGATCGTGCAGATGCCGCCGAAGAAGCACGGGAACATTCCCCTGTGA
- a CDS encoding DUF4012 domain-containing protein: MSFSLRRQSGPGPFGEDESVAHDDGPRFWRRRPVALVAIAFVALAAGFAAWLGIRMVEAKSALEHARDSAQQVKDAVLQGDSEGAVQAAGRTHNQAAAAHEATHSWPWAIAASVPWLGSPLETTREISDVVLGLATDVLTPVAQVGAVMSPNDLMRDGRLDVELLRAKQPELSSIAGSAARLDVDAAAISEPAFVNAVGDARTSLQNQTAELAEMLGNTSLAAQLVPPMMGADGPRDYFMGFQTNAEARGTGGLLGGFGVLHFDNGKFTVDELGANTELDKQFTPIDLGAEYNDQYGFTNPTTDFRNSNLSSHFPYAAQIWKSMWAQQTGVDVDGVIAIDPVALSYILGAVGPVTLPDGEKINSSNVVELTESTAYQRFPDDQPARKRYLQDIANAVVKKMAQPVESPRKLLDALGKAAGERRIAVWSANPQEQGLLERTPLAHTIPGDPAPYAEVVVNNLAGNKLDYYLTREIEYVADGCSDATRLSTITVRLTNTLGQNSSLPRYVSGAMGLKQGTPVVLPDGTMVTSVRLLATQGANLVSATANGQRTPVITSTERGHPGFEIQVAIPPTKSGELQFRLSEPTAAGAARVPVQPLVDDVVPKVSVPQCSGVVDR, from the coding sequence GTGTCATTTTCATTGCGTCGCCAGTCCGGGCCAGGCCCCTTCGGTGAAGACGAATCCGTCGCCCACGACGATGGGCCGCGGTTCTGGCGTCGACGGCCGGTGGCCCTCGTCGCCATCGCCTTCGTGGCACTGGCTGCCGGCTTCGCCGCATGGCTGGGAATCCGGATGGTCGAGGCCAAATCGGCCCTCGAACATGCCCGCGACAGTGCCCAGCAGGTGAAAGACGCAGTACTGCAAGGGGATAGCGAAGGCGCTGTGCAGGCCGCCGGCCGCACCCACAACCAGGCCGCGGCGGCACACGAAGCGACGCATTCATGGCCGTGGGCCATCGCCGCGTCGGTGCCGTGGCTGGGCAGTCCGCTGGAGACCACACGTGAGATCTCCGATGTGGTGCTGGGGCTGGCCACCGACGTGCTGACGCCCGTTGCGCAGGTGGGGGCGGTGATGTCGCCGAACGACCTGATGCGCGACGGCCGCCTCGACGTCGAACTGCTGCGCGCCAAACAGCCCGAACTGAGTTCGATCGCAGGCAGCGCCGCCCGACTCGACGTCGACGCCGCCGCGATCTCCGAGCCCGCGTTCGTCAACGCGGTCGGCGATGCGCGGACATCGCTTCAGAATCAGACGGCGGAATTGGCCGAGATGCTCGGGAATACCTCTCTGGCAGCCCAACTCGTGCCGCCGATGATGGGTGCCGACGGCCCGCGCGACTATTTCATGGGATTTCAGACCAATGCCGAGGCGCGGGGGACCGGTGGACTGCTCGGCGGATTCGGCGTACTGCATTTCGACAACGGCAAGTTCACCGTCGACGAATTGGGTGCCAACACCGAACTCGACAAGCAATTCACTCCCATCGATCTGGGCGCCGAGTACAACGACCAGTACGGGTTCACCAACCCGACAACCGATTTTCGCAACAGCAACCTGAGTTCACACTTCCCGTACGCCGCGCAGATCTGGAAGTCCATGTGGGCGCAGCAGACCGGGGTGGACGTCGACGGTGTGATCGCGATCGACCCGGTGGCGCTGAGTTACATCCTGGGTGCGGTCGGGCCGGTCACGTTGCCCGACGGTGAGAAGATCAACAGCTCCAATGTGGTGGAGCTGACGGAATCGACTGCGTATCAGCGGTTCCCCGATGATCAGCCGGCGCGCAAACGTTACCTGCAGGACATCGCCAACGCCGTCGTGAAGAAGATGGCCCAGCCGGTGGAGTCCCCCAGGAAGCTACTGGACGCGCTGGGCAAGGCGGCCGGCGAGCGCCGTATCGCGGTCTGGAGCGCAAACCCGCAGGAGCAGGGGCTGCTGGAACGCACGCCGCTCGCGCACACGATCCCCGGCGACCCCGCGCCGTACGCGGAGGTGGTCGTCAACAACCTGGCGGGCAACAAGCTCGATTACTACCTGACCAGGGAGATCGAATACGTCGCGGACGGATGCTCGGACGCCACCAGGCTGTCGACCATCACCGTGCGCCTCACGAACACGTTGGGCCAGAATTCGTCTCTGCCGCGCTATGTGTCCGGAGCGATGGGTCTCAAACAGGGCACTCCGGTGGTGCTGCCCGATGGAACCATGGTGACCTCGGTGCGCCTGCTGGCGACCCAGGGGGCGAACCTGGTGAGCGCCACGGCAAATGGGCAGCGAACGCCGGTGATCACGAGCACCGAACGCGGGCATCCTGGGTTCGAGATTCAGGTGGCGATTCCGCCCACCAAGTCCGGTGAACTGCAGTTCCGGCTGTCGGAGCCGACGGCAGCGGGCGCGGCGCGGGTCCCCGTCCAACCCTTGGTCGACGACGTCGTCCCGAAGGTCTCGGTCCCGCAATGTTCGGGGGTCGTTGATCGATGA